Proteins encoded within one genomic window of Synechococcus sp. PCC 7335:
- a CDS encoding chemotaxis protein CheB — protein sequence MLPHRVVVVGASAGGVAALRNLFSQFSHDIQAAFIVVLHILAESPSVLPTLLDNAGPLKAKAAEDNEPILPGHVYVAPPDFHLLVKPGFLRLHRGPKENRHRPAIDPMFRSAAIAYPGQTIGVVLTGYLDDGTAGLSAIKRCGGFAIVQDPQDADFPDMPMNALAEVDVDYKLPLHQIGGKITQLVIQAASDTHEVPKDIVMEAKIAEQTVSDIRREDLLGHQVPMNCPDCNGPLWQMEGGTVKRYRCHVGHSFTARTLMASQDSVLEKALWVAMRTMEERANLSLLMAKNEAKQQRDLSAQLYAEQSETLKAHAQVIRQLLVESTTSSKSIPSTSNHISSNSSYVSSS from the coding sequence ATGCTCCCTCACAGGGTTGTAGTTGTTGGAGCATCAGCCGGGGGGGTAGCTGCACTCCGCAACCTTTTTTCACAGTTCTCTCACGACATACAGGCTGCTTTTATCGTCGTTTTACACATTCTGGCTGAGTCTCCAAGCGTACTACCCACTTTATTGGACAACGCTGGACCTTTGAAGGCTAAGGCTGCCGAAGATAATGAGCCAATTTTGCCTGGGCACGTATATGTAGCGCCGCCTGATTTTCATCTACTCGTAAAGCCGGGCTTCCTACGACTGCACCGAGGCCCAAAAGAAAATCGACATCGCCCGGCCATCGACCCGATGTTTCGTTCAGCAGCGATCGCCTACCCAGGTCAGACTATCGGGGTGGTACTCACTGGCTATCTAGATGATGGGACTGCTGGGCTCTCGGCCATAAAGCGCTGCGGAGGATTTGCAATCGTTCAAGATCCTCAAGACGCCGATTTCCCAGATATGCCGATGAACGCACTTGCAGAAGTGGATGTAGACTATAAGCTACCGCTTCACCAGATCGGAGGGAAAATTACCCAGCTAGTTATCCAAGCTGCTAGTGACACTCACGAGGTTCCCAAAGACATTGTGATGGAGGCCAAGATTGCAGAGCAAACGGTGAGTGATATTCGCCGCGAGGATCTTCTCGGCCATCAAGTGCCAATGAACTGCCCTGACTGTAATGGCCCTCTTTGGCAGATGGAGGGAGGAACAGTAAAGCGCTATCGGTGCCATGTCGGTCATAGTTTTACAGCTAGAACTTTGATGGCTAGTCAGGACTCGGTGCTAGAGAAAGCACTGTGGGTAGCAATGCGTACGATGGAAGAACGTGCTAACCTCTCATTGTTGATGGCTAAAAACGAAGCAAAACAACAGAGAGACCTCTCTGCGCAGCTATATGCAGAGCAATCAGAAACGTTGAAGGCTCATGCTCAAGTCATTCGTCAGCTTCTGGTAGAAAGCACAACTTCATCTAAGTCCATTCCATCGACTTCGAATCATATCTCTTCCAATTCTAGTTATGTCTCTTCTAGCTAG
- a CDS encoding amylo-alpha-1,6-glucosidase yields the protein MNCNLFSVASTQPIDFGRDICGDLLQSTNREWLITNGIGGYGCGTLSGMLTRCYHGLLVAALEPPLGRTLLFTKLDEVVQYLDISYPLSCDRWAGGTITGNGYRHLERFRLEGTIPTWTYACADALLEKRIWMQLGENTTYIQYKLLRATAPFQISIKVIVNHRNHHHVTHSQQQNFQQGLEDNPTQNPLQNQSSSQPQNHYWKILTRSHPRGLKVEATGCPVPIYLLTTKGQLQPINRWYQHYFLTQEKYRGLSHIEDHFHCATIRTTLTPGEVLTIAASTEPYPNLDEKRILLDRQQYEQNLLDQFSISLSGFLKSDQPVQEIYSDRSAVATTSNAVPETIVASKVSTLVSTSLLQQLVLAADQFIVRRTITDLQTQETTDGKSIIAGYPWFGDWGRDTMIALPGLTVATGRTEVARPILRTFAYYLSQGMLPNAFPEANSEPGYNTVDAIFWYFEAIRAYVHATEDNELLEELFPALESVITWHLRGTRYNIHLDQADGLIYAGEEGLQLTWMDAKVDDWVVTPRIGKPVEINALWHNAVLCMADFCDRLGRPNSDYLNLARCCADSFSKFWNASVGYCYDVIDGPDGNDPSLRPNQLFAVSLAYAPPLDKQKQKSIVNACAQQLVTSYGLRSLAQSHTNYVGKYGGDRTRRDGAYHQGTTWSWLIGPFVQAHLKVYKDPELSRSFLIPLMQHICSGCVGTLGEIFDGDAPFLPRGAYAQAWSVAEVLRVCQLIEQQL from the coding sequence ATGAATTGTAATCTCTTCAGTGTTGCTTCTACTCAGCCTATTGATTTTGGCCGAGATATTTGCGGCGATCTGTTGCAGTCTACAAACCGTGAATGGCTAATTACCAATGGGATTGGTGGCTATGGCTGCGGTACGCTTTCTGGCATGCTGACTCGCTGCTATCATGGGCTACTTGTGGCTGCTCTGGAGCCTCCACTTGGCCGCACGCTGCTCTTTACTAAGCTAGATGAAGTTGTTCAATATTTAGATATTTCTTATCCCTTAAGCTGCGATCGCTGGGCGGGCGGGACCATTACTGGAAACGGCTACCGACATCTAGAGCGCTTTCGTTTAGAAGGTACTATTCCTACCTGGACATATGCTTGCGCCGATGCCCTATTAGAGAAACGTATCTGGATGCAGCTTGGTGAGAACACTACCTACATTCAATACAAACTGCTGCGGGCAACGGCTCCTTTTCAGATTTCAATCAAGGTCATCGTCAACCACCGCAACCATCACCACGTCACGCACAGTCAACAGCAAAACTTTCAACAAGGCTTAGAGGATAATCCTACCCAGAACCCATTACAAAATCAATCTTCAAGTCAACCGCAGAATCATTATTGGAAAATTCTCACCCGCTCTCATCCTAGAGGTTTGAAAGTAGAGGCTACAGGCTGCCCAGTACCTATTTATCTCTTGACAACAAAAGGTCAGCTACAGCCTATTAACCGATGGTATCAGCATTACTTCCTCACTCAAGAGAAATATCGGGGACTTTCTCATATTGAGGATCACTTCCACTGCGCTACTATCCGTACCACGCTCACACCAGGCGAAGTCCTTACTATTGCGGCTAGTACAGAACCCTATCCAAACCTAGATGAAAAGCGAATACTTCTTGATAGACAACAATACGAGCAGAATCTTCTTGATCAGTTTTCTATCTCTCTTTCTGGTTTTCTGAAGTCCGATCAACCAGTTCAAGAAATCTACAGTGACCGCTCTGCCGTAGCAACCACTTCCAACGCTGTACCAGAGACAATTGTTGCTTCAAAAGTGTCAACCTTAGTATCAACTTCTCTTCTCCAACAGTTAGTTCTCGCTGCTGATCAGTTTATTGTTCGACGGACGATAACAGATCTACAAACTCAAGAAACAACAGATGGAAAATCTATCATTGCTGGCTATCCTTGGTTTGGAGACTGGGGCAGAGATACCATGATTGCTTTACCTGGACTCACAGTTGCAACGGGCCGCACGGAAGTTGCTCGTCCTATCCTTCGCACTTTTGCTTATTATCTGAGTCAGGGTATGCTACCCAATGCTTTTCCAGAAGCCAATAGCGAACCTGGATACAATACTGTAGATGCGATCTTCTGGTATTTTGAAGCTATTCGCGCCTATGTCCACGCCACAGAAGACAACGAATTACTCGAAGAGCTTTTCCCGGCATTAGAATCTGTGATTACCTGGCATCTGCGCGGCACTCGATACAACATTCATTTGGATCAAGCAGACGGATTAATCTATGCAGGAGAAGAAGGCTTGCAGCTCACCTGGATGGATGCCAAAGTGGATGACTGGGTGGTTACTCCTCGAATTGGTAAACCAGTTGAAATTAATGCTCTATGGCATAACGCGGTGCTCTGTATGGCTGATTTTTGTGACCGGTTGGGCCGGCCGAATTCAGACTATCTCAATCTTGCTAGATGCTGCGCTGATAGTTTCTCTAAATTTTGGAATGCTTCTGTTGGTTACTGCTATGACGTAATCGATGGTCCTGATGGCAATGATCCTTCTCTTCGTCCTAATCAGCTTTTTGCGGTTTCACTCGCTTACGCACCACCCCTTGATAAACAAAAGCAGAAAAGCATTGTCAATGCCTGTGCTCAGCAGCTAGTGACTTCTTATGGGCTGCGATCGCTAGCTCAATCACACACAAACTACGTGGGTAAATATGGTGGCGATCGCACAAGGCGTGATGGTGCCTATCATCAAGGTACGACTTGGAGCTGGCTGATCGGACCTTTTGTTCAAGCTCACCTCAAAGTATACAAAGATCCAGAACTTTCTCGCAGCTTTCTTATTCCTCTTATGCAGCATATATGCTCGGGGTGCGTTGGTACCTTGGGCGAAATTTTTGATGGAGATGCGCCCTTTTTACCGCGTGGAGCTTATGCACAAGCTTGGTCAGTCGCTGAAGTTCTCAGAGTCTGTCAGTTAATAGAGCAGCAACTGTAA
- a CDS encoding ATP-binding protein, producing the protein MATTARKVVRERRDYNTWVVNETLEDYSLRYAPKSFRKWSEFSVASTALGGISFLALEAIGGALAISYGFSNTVWAIVISGIIIFLTGVPITYYAAKYNIDMDLLTRGAGFGYIGSTITSLIYASFTFIFFALEAAIMAQALKLYFHLPLAFGYVLCSIIIIPLVFYGVTLISQLQLWTQPIWLSLMISPYVFVYLKEPDALSYWKTFSGASPSGANFHPLLFGMAATVSLSLIAQIGEQVDYLRFLPDKTHENRSRWWMAMILAGPGWILMGMAKQIGGAFLASLAIRHGASIAQAKEPIQMYMAGFSDMFSDPGVVLFVSTFFVIVSQIKINVTNAYAGSLAWSNFFSRITHSHPGRVVWLVFNTAIALLLMELGVFQTIQSVLALYSNIALAWIGALVADLIVNKPLGFSPSYIEFKRAYLYNFNPVGFGSMGIASIISIIAFVGVFGDYAQAYSPFIALSLAFTLSPIIAILTKGRYYIARPNTILDTFPEDSLLSCCICEQSYEPADMAFCPVYDGTICSLCCSLDAHCHDSCKPTGQGRILSRQIANLAFQGKVAPQLGIRIIRFTILFLLLSGSIAVIIGGFLYQSTLSNVQLNSEPVRRMMTEVYSVLLVLGGITVWLFVLSQENRELAEDELEEQNHQLQQEITMRQQTETALQELTQQLEHRVKQRTAELSQALSGLKQAQTNLIQQEKMSSLGQLVAGVAHEINNPVNFIHGNVEYAKEYIQDLLRLIDLYRTHCPNPGDEVDKAADEIDLDFLYNDLPKLLASMQIGTERIREIVLSLRTFSRLDEAEVKEIDVHSGLDSTLLILGHRLKSNGVRPAIEVVKDYGDLPLVKCYAGPLNQVFMNILANALDALEDSLAQQLEDEAKVSTTTISTDPKILIKTKVLDAGKQVEIRIADNGLGMPPKIKEKIFDPMFTTKTVGKGTGLGLSISYQIVVEKHQGSLHCDSTPGKGTEFVIILPVRASAGSTHR; encoded by the coding sequence ATGGCTACAACAGCGCGCAAAGTAGTACGAGAACGACGCGATTACAACACTTGGGTCGTGAATGAAACACTAGAAGACTATTCACTACGATATGCACCAAAGTCATTTCGTAAATGGTCAGAATTTTCAGTTGCTAGTACCGCGCTAGGTGGGATCTCGTTTTTGGCTTTAGAGGCGATCGGGGGAGCCTTAGCCATTAGTTATGGTTTCAGCAATACTGTCTGGGCAATTGTCATTTCTGGCATCATTATCTTTCTCACAGGCGTTCCTATTACCTACTACGCCGCAAAATATAATATTGATATGGACTTGCTAACGCGAGGGGCAGGGTTTGGCTACATCGGCTCGACTATTACATCTCTAATTTATGCCTCATTCACGTTCATCTTTTTTGCGCTAGAAGCTGCCATTATGGCGCAGGCATTGAAACTATATTTCCACTTACCGCTAGCGTTCGGCTATGTTCTGTGCTCAATCATTATTATTCCACTCGTATTTTATGGAGTGACATTAATTAGTCAGTTGCAGCTTTGGACGCAACCTATTTGGCTAAGTTTGATGATTTCTCCCTATGTGTTTGTCTATTTGAAGGAACCAGACGCGCTTAGCTACTGGAAAACTTTTTCGGGCGCTTCGCCTAGTGGCGCCAACTTTCATCCGCTTCTATTTGGGATGGCTGCTACGGTTTCCTTATCTCTTATTGCTCAAATAGGAGAGCAAGTAGACTATCTGCGGTTTCTGCCAGATAAAACTCATGAGAATCGTTCACGCTGGTGGATGGCGATGATTTTGGCGGGGCCAGGTTGGATTTTGATGGGAATGGCAAAGCAAATTGGAGGGGCTTTCCTCGCTTCTTTAGCTATCCGGCATGGCGCTTCGATCGCTCAGGCGAAGGAACCGATCCAGATGTATATGGCCGGTTTCTCTGATATGTTTTCTGACCCTGGAGTAGTGCTGTTTGTTAGCACTTTCTTTGTCATTGTCTCGCAGATTAAAATCAATGTAACCAATGCCTATGCTGGTTCACTGGCATGGTCGAACTTTTTCTCACGAATCACTCACAGCCATCCAGGACGAGTGGTTTGGCTCGTTTTTAATACTGCGATTGCCCTCTTGCTCATGGAGTTAGGCGTTTTCCAAACCATTCAATCAGTCCTGGCACTGTATTCCAACATAGCGCTTGCCTGGATTGGAGCACTCGTTGCCGATCTCATCGTCAACAAACCGTTGGGTTTTAGCCCTTCCTATATAGAGTTCAAGCGAGCCTATCTCTATAATTTCAACCCAGTCGGATTTGGGTCAATGGGGATTGCCTCAATTATCTCAATCATTGCTTTTGTGGGGGTATTTGGAGACTACGCTCAGGCCTATTCACCATTTATTGCACTAAGTCTTGCATTCACCCTTTCACCCATCATTGCAATACTGACCAAAGGCAGATACTATATCGCTCGCCCGAATACGATATTAGATACATTCCCAGAAGATTCTCTACTGAGTTGTTGTATCTGTGAACAGTCCTATGAGCCAGCTGATATGGCTTTTTGTCCCGTTTATGATGGGACAATCTGCTCATTATGTTGTAGCCTCGATGCTCATTGCCATGACAGCTGTAAGCCTACAGGGCAAGGTCGCATTTTATCTAGGCAAATTGCAAACCTAGCATTTCAGGGAAAAGTTGCTCCTCAGCTTGGTATTCGAATTATTCGCTTTACTATATTGTTTCTTTTATTATCCGGTAGCATTGCTGTTATCATAGGTGGGTTTTTATATCAATCGACCTTGAGCAATGTTCAGTTGAACAGCGAACCAGTTCGCAGGATGATGACTGAAGTATATTCCGTACTGCTTGTTTTAGGAGGGATTACTGTTTGGCTCTTTGTCCTTAGTCAGGAAAACCGCGAACTAGCAGAAGATGAGCTAGAGGAACAAAACCATCAGCTTCAGCAGGAAATAACCATGCGTCAGCAAACTGAGACAGCACTACAAGAACTGACTCAGCAGCTAGAACATCGAGTAAAACAGCGCACGGCTGAACTATCACAAGCATTAAGTGGGCTAAAACAAGCGCAAACAAATCTGATCCAACAGGAAAAGATGTCCAGCCTAGGACAGCTAGTAGCTGGAGTTGCCCATGAAATCAATAATCCAGTCAACTTCATTCACGGTAACGTGGAATATGCAAAAGAATATATCCAGGACTTATTACGGTTAATCGATCTTTACCGTACCCACTGTCCTAATCCCGGCGATGAAGTTGATAAGGCTGCAGATGAGATCGACTTGGACTTTCTCTACAACGATTTACCAAAGTTACTAGCGTCGATGCAGATAGGCACAGAGCGTATTCGAGAGATTGTCTTATCGTTACGTACATTTTCTCGTCTCGATGAGGCAGAGGTAAAAGAAATTGACGTACATAGCGGGCTCGACAGCACACTGTTGATTTTAGGGCATCGCCTAAAATCGAATGGAGTCCGTCCTGCCATTGAAGTGGTGAAAGACTATGGTGATTTACCGTTAGTGAAGTGTTATGCAGGCCCACTCAACCAAGTGTTTATGAACATTTTGGCGAATGCACTTGACGCATTAGAAGATTCTTTAGCTCAGCAGTTGGAAGATGAGGCCAAGGTATCGACTACTACAATTTCAACAGACCCCAAAATATTGATCAAGACTAAGGTGCTAGACGCTGGTAAGCAGGTTGAAATTCGCATCGCAGACAACGGCTTGGGGATGCCACCAAAAATCAAAGAAAAGATTTTCGACCCTATGTTTACAACTAAAACAGTTGGTAAAGGCACTGGTTTAGGTTTGTCTATTAGCTATCAGATTGTGGTAGAAAAGCATCAAGGCTCCTTACACTGTGACTCGACACCTGGGAAAGGAACTGAATTTGTGATAATTCTGCCAGTCAGAGCCAGTGCTGGATCTACCCATCGATAA
- a CDS encoding amylo-alpha-1,6-glucosidase — protein sequence MGPFVQAHLKAYKAPELSYSFLLPLMQHLESECLGTLSEIFDGNSSFVARRAFSQA from the coding sequence ATTGGACCTTTTGTTCAAGCTCATCTCAAAGCATATAAAGCTCCCGAGCTTTCTTACAGTTTTCTTCTCCCCCTTATGCAACATTTAGAATCGGAGTGTTTGGGTACCCTAAGTGAAATCTTCGACGGTAATTCTTCGTTTGTGGCACGAAGAGCCTTTTCACAAGCCTGA
- a CDS encoding DUF805 domain-containing protein produces MEWYLKVLKKYATFEGRARRAGYWYFFLFNVLISFAVGFVDGFISTILGVETIGLGVIYTIGVLVPSIAVTCRRLHDTGRSGWMQLIAFIPLVGPIILLVFTVQDSSFERNEYGPNPKRPASV; encoded by the coding sequence ATGGAATGGTATCTCAAGGTTCTAAAAAAGTATGCCACCTTTGAAGGCAGAGCTAGACGAGCAGGGTACTGGTACTTTTTTCTGTTCAACGTTCTTATTAGCTTCGCAGTTGGGTTCGTAGATGGATTTATCAGCACCATCTTAGGGGTTGAGACGATAGGGCTAGGCGTGATTTACACCATCGGTGTTTTAGTTCCTAGTATTGCAGTAACATGCAGAAGATTGCACGATACGGGTCGCAGTGGTTGGATGCAGTTAATCGCTTTTATTCCGCTAGTTGGCCCCATTATTTTGCTCGTCTTTACAGTGCAAGACAGCAGCTTTGAGCGCAACGAGTATGGACCTAATCCCAAGCGCCCAGCCTCTGTTTAG
- a CDS encoding ABC transporter ATP-binding protein, whose translation MSRPVLSCSKVTKQFVGTALPAVNQASFELNQGELLGLLGPSGCGKTTLLRLIAGFEHPNAGEIVLGQQQVCGTRMRLPPERRNVGIVFQDYALFPHLNVVDNVAFGLKQLWRQGLLLKKEIRSQAIAAIELVGLAGMEKRFPHELSGGQQQRVALARALAPRPPVILLDEPFSNLDVQVRLYLRQEVRDILKRVGASGIFVTHDQEEALAIADKVAVMHQGRLVQVDTPEGIYQRPASKFIAAFVTQANFVAATWLNGGCQTELGWIGPLPVEKIVQQTAAQGKLMIAQEDVQIKPDKGGNLQVQDRQFLGREYRYTVQLPSTEVLNVRTAAHQRLEIGTRVQAKVDLARARFFSD comes from the coding sequence ATGTCTCGTCCTGTCCTATCTTGCTCTAAGGTTACAAAACAATTCGTAGGAACAGCACTTCCAGCGGTAAATCAAGCCAGCTTCGAGCTAAACCAAGGAGAGCTACTAGGCCTATTAGGGCCATCAGGCTGCGGTAAAACAACCCTGTTGCGGCTAATAGCGGGTTTCGAGCATCCTAATGCAGGAGAGATTGTATTAGGCCAGCAGCAGGTATGCGGAACGAGAATGCGGTTGCCACCTGAGCGGCGAAATGTCGGAATCGTGTTTCAAGACTATGCGCTTTTCCCCCATCTCAATGTGGTGGATAATGTAGCGTTTGGTTTAAAGCAGCTATGGCGGCAAGGTTTGCTGCTTAAAAAAGAGATTCGTTCGCAGGCGATCGCAGCCATTGAGCTAGTGGGGCTTGCTGGGATGGAGAAGCGATTTCCCCACGAGCTTTCTGGAGGACAGCAGCAGCGGGTAGCGCTAGCTAGAGCGTTAGCACCTCGTCCACCTGTAATCCTGCTAGATGAACCGTTCAGTAACCTAGACGTGCAGGTACGGCTGTACTTGCGTCAGGAAGTGCGCGATATCTTGAAGCGGGTAGGCGCATCTGGGATATTTGTGACACATGACCAAGAGGAAGCCCTAGCGATCGCAGACAAAGTAGCCGTCATGCATCAGGGTCGACTCGTACAAGTAGATACACCAGAAGGAATTTATCAGCGCCCAGCCTCGAAGTTTATCGCAGCCTTTGTGACGCAGGCAAATTTTGTAGCGGCAACGTGGCTTAACGGTGGCTGTCAGACAGAGCTAGGGTGGATTGGTCCCCTACCGGTCGAAAAGATAGTACAGCAAACAGCGGCGCAAGGAAAGCTGATGATTGCCCAAGAAGATGTGCAGATTAAACCAGACAAAGGAGGAAATCTGCAAGTTCAAGATCGTCAATTTCTAGGAAGAGAGTATCGATATACTGTACAGCTACCTTCAACAGAAGTACTCAATGTTCGCACAGCAGCGCATCAGCGATTAGAAATTGGGACCCGGGTACAGGCAAAGGTGGATTTGGCTCGGGCAAGGTTTTTCTCCGATTAG
- a CDS encoding Fe(3+) ABC transporter substrate-binding protein, whose translation MKISRRYLCGITLLVGLGITACQGSSDQAEQVVNLYSARHYDVDEELYEEFTEQTGIQVNVLEGKPDELIERISNEGEESPADVFIAVDAGRLWRAQEAGILQPVSSEVLNSVVPENLREPSGLWYGLTTRARMLVYNTDNVQPEELSTYEDLADPKWEERVCIRSSENVYNQSLLGSMVESIGPEATETWAEGLVSNFARDPEGGDTDQIKAVAAGQCDVAIVNHYYWARLAKSDDAADQEAVAKTALFFPNQSDRGTHVNISGMGLVAGAPNPENAIAFMEFLVSPEAQEVFAESNNEYPVAEGVSLDPVVSELGDFKVDATNVVTYGRNNPQVNEIVDRAGWE comes from the coding sequence ATGAAGATAAGTAGACGCTACCTGTGTGGAATCACGCTTTTGGTCGGTCTAGGCATTACTGCCTGCCAGGGCAGTTCAGATCAGGCTGAACAAGTTGTGAATCTGTACTCTGCTCGGCACTACGACGTCGATGAGGAACTGTATGAAGAGTTCACTGAACAAACCGGCATTCAGGTGAATGTGCTAGAAGGTAAGCCGGATGAGCTGATTGAAAGAATTAGCAATGAGGGCGAGGAAAGCCCAGCCGATGTGTTTATTGCAGTAGATGCCGGACGGCTATGGCGGGCACAAGAGGCGGGAATTCTGCAGCCAGTGTCCTCTGAAGTTTTGAATAGTGTAGTGCCAGAGAACCTACGCGAGCCCAGTGGTCTGTGGTACGGCTTGACCACTCGGGCCAGAATGCTGGTGTATAACACAGACAATGTGCAGCCAGAGGAGCTATCAACCTACGAAGATCTAGCCGATCCAAAGTGGGAAGAGCGGGTGTGCATACGCAGTTCTGAAAATGTTTATAACCAGTCACTGCTCGGTTCGATGGTGGAATCAATAGGGCCTGAAGCTACGGAAACCTGGGCAGAAGGACTAGTCAGTAATTTTGCTAGAGACCCCGAGGGCGGCGATACTGATCAAATCAAGGCAGTAGCGGCAGGACAGTGCGACGTGGCGATTGTGAATCACTACTATTGGGCACGGCTAGCCAAATCAGACGACGCGGCGGATCAGGAGGCAGTGGCTAAAACGGCGCTGTTCTTCCCTAACCAGTCAGATCGCGGCACTCACGTCAACATCAGCGGTATGGGCCTGGTCGCCGGGGCACCAAATCCTGAAAATGCGATCGCGTTTATGGAGTTCTTAGTCAGCCCTGAAGCGCAAGAGGTGTTTGCTGAGAGCAATAATGAGTATCCAGTAGCAGAGGGCGTATCACTTGATCCAGTGGTGTCTGAGCTAGGCGACTTCAAGGTAGATGCGACTAACGTAGTGACCTATGGTCGAAACAATCCTCAAGTAAACGAGATCGTAGATCGAGCAGGTTGGGAGTAA